A genomic window from Montipora capricornis isolate CH-2021 chromosome 8, ASM3666992v2, whole genome shotgun sequence includes:
- the LOC138014175 gene encoding uncharacterized protein has translation MQAGYGFERSERWYDHVPDSVLENEDYKMLWDFSVGTEIEARRPDLLTIDKSKKNCQIIDVAIPEDERVRAIEDEKVEKYQNLATEVRKMWGVRTKVIPIVLRALGTIPLRLKENLRTICVDIFNELI, from the coding sequence ATGCAAGCTGGCTATGGGTTTGAGCGAAGTGAGAGGTGGTATGACCATGTCCCGGACAGTGTACTTGAAAATGAGGATTACAAGATGCTGTGGGACTTTAGTGTAGGGACAGAGATCGAAGCTAGGAGACCGGATTTATTAACCATTGacaaaagtaagaagaactgcCAAATCATAGATGTGGCAATCCCGGAAGATGAAAGGGTGAGAGCAATAGAAGATGAGAAAgtagaaaaatatcaaaacctTGCGACAGAAGTTCGAAAGATGTGGGGAGTAAGAACAAAGGTGATACCCATAGTGCTAAGGGCGTTGGGAACAATACCACTGAGGTTAAAAGAGAATTTGAGGACCATATGTGTAGACATATTCAATGAACTGATTTAG